One Panicum virgatum strain AP13 chromosome 3N, P.virgatum_v5, whole genome shotgun sequence DNA segment encodes these proteins:
- the LOC120668068 gene encoding uncharacterized protein LOC120668068, which yields EERRLRRSPPVEARRERERRRAREQPRCGEVAGGTAAECAAVCCCFPCAVVELVVLAAVRVPAALCCRAIRARRRRRRAARAAQAKKKEMDDLVSEDATPRALAAVAKDRNGDAMDFCYWAPRHDDLADVEKEVWASFQGAGFWRSPSQREERR from the coding sequence gaggagcggcggctgcggcggtccCCGCccgtggaggcgcggcgggagcgcgagcggcggcgcgcgcgggagcaGCCGCGGTGCGGGGAGGTGGcgggcgggacggcggcggagtgCGCCGCCGTGTGCTGCTGCTTCCCCTGCGCCGTGGTGGagctcgtcgtcctcgccgcggTGCGCGTGCCCGCCGCGCTCTGCTGCCGCGCCATCCGCgcccggaggcggcgccggcgcgcggcccgCGCCGCGCAGGCCAAGAAGAAGGAGATGGACGACCTCGTCTCCGAGGACGCCACCCCCAgggcgctcgccgccgtggccaaggACAGGAACGGCGACGCCATGGACTTCTGCTACTGGGCACCCAGGCACGACGACCTCGCCGACGTCGAGAAGGAGGTCTGGGCTAGCTTCCAGGGCGCCGGCTTCTGGCGGAGCCCGTCGCAGCGCGAGGAAAGGAggtga